One Desulfomicrobium apsheronum genomic region harbors:
- the trmFO gene encoding methylenetetrahydrofolate--tRNA-(uracil(54)-C(5))-methyltransferase (FADH(2)-oxidizing) TrmFO: MSTTYAIVGAGLAGCEAAWQLAQAGCDVVLYEMKPQRFSPAHQSEGLAELVCSNSFRSAEPETGIGLLKLEMAELGSLVMDVAKGVEVPAGKALAVDRELFSREMTRRIEAHPRITLMRREISSLAELDGQGYAALIVTAGPLASDALSSDLARIVGQDSLAFYDAIAPIVLTESVDMSVAFWASRYAPEDKDYLNCPMNEDEYLAFVRALVAGEKVAPREFEKEIHFEGCLPIEVMAERGEMTLAFGPLKPVGLIDPRTGEQPHAVVQLRAENREKTAMNMVGFQTKLKYGEQKRIFATIPGLAHAEFLRMGSIHRNTYVLAPEVLTPTLELRGRPGTYLAGQISGVEGYLESAATGLWLGLFLAGQRDLPPVETALGALLGHLRTPAKHFQPSNVHFGLMPALNRKAPKKKRKELYAQRAREVWTKWIDGDGE, from the coding sequence ATGAGCACTACCTACGCAATAGTCGGGGCCGGACTGGCCGGATGCGAAGCCGCATGGCAACTGGCCCAGGCCGGATGCGACGTTGTCCTTTACGAGATGAAGCCCCAGCGCTTCTCCCCCGCCCATCAGAGCGAGGGCCTGGCCGAACTGGTCTGCTCCAACTCCTTTCGCTCGGCGGAGCCTGAAACCGGAATCGGCCTTTTGAAACTTGAAATGGCAGAGCTTGGCAGCCTGGTCATGGATGTGGCCAAAGGGGTTGAAGTGCCCGCCGGAAAGGCGCTGGCCGTGGACAGGGAGCTCTTCTCCCGTGAAATGACCAGACGGATCGAAGCGCACCCGCGCATCACCCTTATGCGCCGCGAAATCAGCAGCTTGGCCGAACTTGACGGGCAAGGATACGCCGCCCTGATCGTCACCGCCGGTCCCCTGGCCAGCGACGCCCTGTCCTCGGACCTGGCACGCATCGTCGGGCAGGATTCACTGGCTTTTTACGACGCCATCGCGCCCATCGTGCTCACGGAGTCGGTGGACATGAGCGTGGCTTTCTGGGCCTCGCGCTACGCCCCCGAGGACAAGGATTACCTGAACTGCCCCATGAACGAGGACGAGTACCTGGCCTTCGTGCGTGCGCTGGTGGCCGGAGAAAAGGTCGCTCCGAGGGAGTTCGAAAAGGAGATCCATTTCGAGGGCTGCCTGCCCATCGAGGTCATGGCCGAGCGCGGGGAAATGACCCTGGCTTTTGGCCCCTTGAAACCCGTGGGTCTCATCGATCCGCGCACCGGGGAGCAGCCCCATGCCGTAGTGCAGCTGCGCGCCGAGAACCGGGAAAAGACGGCCATGAACATGGTCGGATTCCAGACCAAACTCAAATACGGTGAACAAAAACGCATCTTCGCCACGATTCCCGGCCTCGCGCACGCCGAATTCCTGCGCATGGGCAGCATCCACCGCAACACCTACGTGCTGGCCCCGGAAGTCCTGACCCCGACCCTTGAACTGCGGGGCCGTCCGGGCACATATCTGGCCGGTCAGATCAGCGGCGTGGAGGGATATCTGGAATCGGCCGCAACAGGCCTGTGGCTTGGACTTTTTCTGGCGGGCCAGCGGGACCTCCCCCCGGTGGAAACGGCCCTGGGCGCGCTGCTCGGCCATCTGCGCACCCCGGCCAAGCACTTCCAGCCCTCCAACGTCCATTTTGGCCTCATGCCCGCCCTGAACCGCAAGGCCCCCAAGAAAAAGCGCAAGGAACTCTACGCGCAGCGAGCGCGGGAAGTCTGGACAAAGTGGATCGACGGAGATGGGGAATAG
- the rdgC gene encoding recombination-associated protein RdgC, protein MGFMSASVGITRYRIVEDDIPSSFWHEVDERLKRNAFRDIDASAEERSFGWVSFDNMLDPEFALCPPEKGPYLTFTLRLDTRRVPPAVMKKHFAVAVNEAMRSMRDQGKKFLTKEQKTEIREQVELRLRARTLPIPACFDVVWDTTRQLVYIASTQSRLTELFEELFTHTFGLNLEPLTPYFLALSTLGAERQAELDDFEPTVFAQGGA, encoded by the coding sequence TTGGGATTCATGTCAGCAAGCGTGGGAATCACGCGCTACCGCATTGTGGAGGATGATATCCCTTCGAGCTTCTGGCACGAAGTGGACGAGCGGCTCAAACGCAACGCCTTCCGCGACATCGACGCCAGTGCCGAGGAGCGCAGTTTCGGCTGGGTCTCCTTCGACAACATGCTCGATCCGGAATTTGCCTTGTGCCCGCCAGAAAAAGGCCCATACCTGACCTTCACCCTGCGCCTGGACACGCGCCGCGTGCCGCCTGCGGTCATGAAAAAACATTTCGCCGTGGCCGTGAACGAGGCCATGCGATCCATGCGCGATCAGGGCAAGAAATTTCTGACCAAAGAACAGAAAACCGAGATCCGCGAGCAGGTCGAACTACGCCTGCGCGCCCGGACCCTGCCCATCCCGGCCTGCTTCGACGTGGTCTGGGACACGACCAGACAGCTGGTCTACATCGCCTCCACCCAGTCCAGGCTGACGGAACTCTTCGAGGAGCTTTTCACGCACACTTTCGGCCTCAATCTGGAGCCTCTGACTCCTTATTTTCTGGCTCTAAGCACCCTTGGGGCCGAACGTCAGGCCGAACTCGACGATTTTGAACCGACCGTTTTCGCCCAGGGAGGTGCATGA
- a CDS encoding ABC transporter permease, translating to MTPEILLALLAATVQAGTPILYATLGEILTEKGGILNLGVEGMMLVGALVGFLTALHTGSPVLAFVAGGLAGACMAALHGVVCIWFMGNQVVSGLALTIFGTGLAGFFGTPYIGRTAPGFDKFSLPVLGDLPGLGTIFFQQDALVYLSYIIPPLLWAFFRYTRWGMAVRAAGESPAATRAAGLNVLAYRWAALLGGGMLVGFGGSYLSLAYTHLWTNGLTSGRGWIAVALVIFAFWRPSRAMIGAYLFGGVMAFQLRLQAMGTALPSSILLMLPYVLTIAALAFSSWRSDRTQAPAALGVNMEPSE from the coding sequence ATGACCCCTGAAATTCTGCTCGCCCTGCTGGCGGCCACGGTTCAGGCCGGAACCCCGATCCTGTACGCCACCCTGGGGGAGATCCTCACCGAGAAAGGTGGCATCCTGAACCTCGGCGTGGAAGGCATGATGCTGGTCGGCGCCCTGGTCGGATTCCTCACGGCCCTGCACACGGGCTCGCCAGTGCTGGCCTTCGTGGCTGGCGGATTGGCAGGAGCCTGCATGGCCGCGCTGCACGGCGTCGTCTGCATCTGGTTCATGGGCAACCAGGTCGTCTCCGGACTTGCCCTGACCATTTTTGGCACGGGACTGGCCGGATTTTTCGGCACGCCCTACATCGGCCGCACCGCCCCCGGCTTCGACAAGTTCTCCCTGCCCGTTCTTGGCGACCTGCCCGGCCTGGGCACGATCTTCTTCCAGCAGGACGCCCTGGTCTATCTTTCCTACATCATTCCGCCGCTGCTGTGGGCCTTCTTCCGCTACACCCGCTGGGGCATGGCCGTCCGCGCCGCCGGGGAGAGTCCCGCCGCGACACGGGCCGCCGGCCTGAACGTTCTGGCCTATCGCTGGGCGGCACTGCTGGGAGGCGGGATGCTGGTCGGTTTCGGCGGAAGCTACCTGAGCCTTGCCTACACTCACCTGTGGACCAACGGCCTGACTTCCGGCCGGGGCTGGATCGCCGTCGCCCTGGTCATCTTCGCCTTCTGGCGCCCGAGCCGGGCCATGATCGGCGCCTACCTCTTCGGCGGAGTCATGGCTTTTCAGCTCCGTCTGCAGGCTATGGGCACGGCGTTGCCCTCGTCCATCCTGCTCATGCTGCCCTATGTATTGACCATCGCGGCCCTGGCCTTCTCGTCATGGCGCAGCGATCGCACCCAAGCCCCGGCCGCTCTGGGCGTGAACATGGAACCTTCTGAATAG
- a CDS encoding ABC transporter permease has translation MLQLSAVRRQEPLGWGSCLVFLAALGLAFVVSGLLLAMQGKPPASALWLLVHSAFGSGYALEDCLIKAIPIFLCSLGVGLTFRLQIWNIGAEGQFALGAVGATWAALTFPGWPWYALLPTMLICASLTGSLWGIIPAVLRLKLKTNEIIVTLMLNYVGILILEYLVYGAWKDPGSFGFPMTSEFVPAAVVARIGDTRLNWGLLLCLAIGVLMTVFLRSTRLGYELRACGENVRAARYARMPYSLLVILVMGVSGALAGWAGFLEASATLGRLQPSIMSGYGYTAIVVAWLANLNPLIIAVSSFLLAGLRVGMESLQLDLQIPAAFGAIMEGFILLAVLAGGFFSRYRLHLRRIG, from the coding sequence ATGCTTCAACTCAGCGCCGTACGACGACAGGAGCCCCTTGGCTGGGGCTCCTGTCTTGTTTTTCTGGCAGCCCTTGGCCTGGCTTTTGTCGTCAGCGGACTGCTCCTGGCCATGCAGGGCAAGCCGCCCGCAAGCGCCCTGTGGCTGCTTGTGCACAGCGCCTTCGGCTCCGGCTATGCCCTTGAGGACTGCCTGATCAAGGCCATTCCCATTTTTCTGTGTTCACTTGGCGTGGGCCTGACTTTTCGCCTGCAGATCTGGAACATCGGCGCGGAGGGCCAGTTCGCCCTGGGGGCCGTGGGCGCAACTTGGGCCGCCCTGACCTTTCCCGGCTGGCCCTGGTACGCCCTGCTGCCGACCATGCTGATCTGCGCCTCGCTGACCGGCAGCCTGTGGGGGATCATTCCCGCCGTGCTGCGCCTCAAGCTTAAGACCAACGAGATTATCGTCACCTTGATGCTCAATTACGTCGGCATCCTGATTCTCGAATATCTCGTCTATGGCGCATGGAAGGATCCGGGCAGCTTCGGCTTTCCCATGACCAGCGAATTCGTGCCCGCCGCCGTGGTCGCGCGCATCGGCGACACCCGCCTGAACTGGGGCCTGCTGCTCTGCCTGGCCATCGGAGTGCTGATGACGGTTTTCCTGCGCTCGACCCGCCTGGGATACGAGCTTCGGGCCTGCGGCGAAAATGTCCGCGCGGCCCGCTATGCTCGCATGCCCTACTCCCTGCTGGTGATCCTGGTCATGGGAGTGAGCGGAGCCTTGGCCGGTTGGGCCGGTTTTCTGGAAGCCTCGGCCACCCTCGGACGCCTGCAGCCGAGCATCATGTCCGGCTACGGCTACACGGCCATTGTCGTGGCCTGGCTCGCCAACCTCAATCCCCTGATCATCGCCGTGTCCTCCTTTCTTCTGGCTGGCCTGCGCGTGGGCATGGAAAGCCTGCAACTCGATCTGCAGATTCCGGCGGCCTTCGGCGCCATCATGGAAGGCTTCATCCTTCTGGCCGTGCTGGCCGGAGGCTTCTTCTCGCGTTACCGCCTGCACCTGCGGAGGATCGGATGA
- the gpt gene encoding xanthine phosphoribosyltransferase, with protein sequence MTENRYQRTYPISWDQLHRDAKALSWRLLDKDFFNGIIAVTRGGLVPAAIIARELDIRLVDTICVSSYDWKNQKGEVKLLKGIEGNGEGWLIIDDLVDTGRTAKLIRELLPKAHFASVYAKPAGRPLVDTFVTEVSQDTWILFPWDTESQFVQPIAGMRQG encoded by the coding sequence ATGACCGAAAACAGATATCAGCGCACCTACCCCATCTCCTGGGACCAGTTGCACCGTGACGCCAAGGCCCTCTCCTGGCGGCTCCTGGACAAGGATTTCTTCAACGGCATCATCGCCGTGACCCGTGGGGGCCTCGTGCCGGCCGCGATCATCGCCCGCGAACTGGACATCCGTCTGGTGGATACGATCTGCGTGTCCAGCTACGACTGGAAAAACCAGAAGGGCGAGGTCAAGCTTTTGAAAGGCATCGAGGGCAACGGCGAGGGCTGGCTCATCATCGATGACCTGGTCGACACCGGCCGTACGGCCAAGCTCATCCGCGAACTGCTGCCCAAGGCCCACTTCGCCTCCGTCTACGCCAAACCCGCTGGACGCCCGCTGGTGGACACCTTCGTCACCGAGGTCAGCCAGGACACCTGGATCCTCTTTCCGTGGGACACGGAATCGCAGTTCGTGCAGCCCATCGCCGGGATGCGGCAGGGCTGA
- a CDS encoding PilZ domain-containing protein gives MSKDTMISFRTTEDFSKSLKKFAKKNKVTLSGFIDAVLQDFLQSQAGQDILLEDRRRFPRQHKAIPAIISGQVGSQKYFHASKITNLSLGGINLVVPKNGDGCNLADQELDSFDVVFALPREDRPITIQCQGKRVFQTSDCYQVGASFDDTDLDSYQALQSYLY, from the coding sequence ATGTCCAAAGACACGATGATAAGTTTCAGGACCACGGAAGATTTCAGCAAATCGCTGAAAAAATTTGCCAAGAAGAACAAGGTCACGCTTTCGGGGTTTATCGACGCCGTCCTGCAGGATTTTCTTCAGTCCCAGGCGGGGCAGGATATCCTGCTGGAGGATCGGCGCAGATTTCCGCGGCAGCACAAGGCCATTCCAGCCATCATCAGCGGTCAGGTCGGCTCGCAAAAATATTTCCATGCCAGCAAGATAACCAACCTGTCCCTGGGCGGGATCAATCTTGTCGTGCCCAAGAACGGTGATGGCTGCAATCTGGCCGATCAGGAGCTGGACTCTTTTGATGTCGTTTTCGCCTTGCCGCGGGAAGATCGGCCTATCACCATCCAGTGTCAGGGCAAGAGGGTTTTCCAGACTTCGGACTGCTACCAGGTTGGCGCCAGTTTCGACGACACCGATCTGGACAGTTATCAGGCCTTGCAGAGCTACCTCTACTGA
- a CDS encoding BMP family ABC transporter substrate-binding protein, translated as MRKCLPLFLLAFLALGSTCFAEDMKVGFVYVSPVGDAGYSYAHDQGRLAVEAMDGVTTSFVESVAEGQDSERVIMNMARKGYDVIFATSYGYMDPMLKVAKDFPKVKFLHCSGYKNAENMANYFGRIYQARYLTGMVAGAMTKSNVLGYVAAFPIPEVIRGINAFTLGAQAVNPDVQVRVVWTKTWYDPATEKEAGKSLLDVGCDVIAQHQDSPGPQEAAQERGVYSVGYNTDMSAFAPKSHLTAATWNWGPFYTEMVQQIKDGTWKSDFYWHGLDKGIVDIAPFGEMVPADVQKTVLDKKAEIASGAYQVFSGPIKDQAGVEKVAAGTVMADGDLLGFNWFVQGVVGTLE; from the coding sequence ATGCGAAAATGTTTGCCCTTGTTCCTGCTGGCCTTTTTGGCCCTGGGATCAACCTGCTTCGCCGAAGACATGAAAGTTGGATTTGTCTATGTGTCCCCGGTGGGCGACGCCGGATATTCCTATGCCCATGATCAGGGCCGCCTGGCTGTCGAAGCCATGGACGGAGTGACCACGTCGTTTGTCGAATCCGTCGCCGAAGGCCAGGATTCCGAACGTGTCATCATGAACATGGCCCGCAAGGGGTATGACGTCATCTTCGCCACCAGCTACGGCTACATGGACCCCATGCTCAAAGTGGCCAAGGATTTTCCCAAGGTCAAGTTCCTGCACTGTTCCGGCTACAAGAACGCTGAAAACATGGCCAACTATTTCGGGCGCATCTATCAGGCCCGCTATCTGACCGGCATGGTCGCGGGCGCCATGACCAAGTCCAACGTTCTGGGCTACGTGGCGGCCTTCCCCATCCCCGAGGTCATCCGCGGCATCAACGCCTTCACCCTCGGCGCCCAGGCCGTCAATCCCGACGTGCAGGTCCGCGTGGTCTGGACCAAGACCTGGTACGACCCGGCGACGGAAAAAGAGGCTGGCAAGTCCTTGCTCGACGTCGGCTGCGACGTCATCGCCCAGCATCAGGATTCCCCCGGCCCGCAGGAAGCGGCCCAGGAACGCGGCGTCTACTCCGTGGGCTACAACACCGACATGTCCGCCTTTGCGCCCAAGTCACACCTGACCGCAGCCACTTGGAACTGGGGCCCGTTCTACACGGAAATGGTCCAGCAGATCAAGGACGGCACCTGGAAAAGCGACTTCTACTGGCACGGACTGGACAAGGGCATCGTCGACATCGCGCCCTTCGGCGAAATGGTCCCGGCCGATGTGCAGAAGACCGTTCTCGACAAGAAGGCGGAGATCGCCTCCGGCGCCTATCAGGTCTTCAGCGGCCCCATCAAGGATCAGGCCGGCGTCGAGAAAGTCGCCGCCGGTACGGTCATGGCCGATGGCGACCTGCTTGGATTCAACTGGTTCGTGCAGGGCGTTGTCGGCACCCTGGAATAA
- a CDS encoding DUF3536 domain-containing protein produces MSKALCIHGHFYQPPRFDPWLEDVLPEGSAAPEHDWNARITRECYAPLAWARRLDGTGMISELVNCYAWMSFNFGPTLLRWMELHVPETYTRILEGDRQSLERLGHGNALAQVYHHSIMPLATELDKDLEIAWAVQDFRTRFGREPEGMWLAETAVDLPTLEALAKAGIRFTILAPRQARAVLGTDGAFHPVTEDSLDTTRPYLVRLPQGKSISVFFYDGAVSRAVAFERLLGSGENFWTRLSGSFSEGLGNIATDGESYGHHFKFGEMALAYVIQQSREGRDEVGLTNYGAYLAAHPATDEAQIHENSSWSCVHGVERWKTHCGCSDGGHPDWVQDWRRPLRRCLNYLKYYADEHFFKRGGAFFRDSGVALREYGLVLAGSESLEAFLERQCLPGLEQAQRTDACRLLLMQRLALAAFSSCAWFFDDIARIEPLNGLTSARRALDLLAATGGPDVEAGFVRVLAEAQSNMRDDWDGAFLWEKFVTPRRPSSKELAAYPRRFPAAGDRPEVAWPGVRLELEPEGQGYRLRCFWTRTLEEETAVLSGPEEFSAHSRHKAEVGFRLAREHERELLRQSCLLAREMAPLLSGFAEGQSVSQELLAMQIPGLVWNWLFEGGELPQDMQDSLAAWFGANAGIRKLLQRLIEERGTEMALSLPDQAHALVDLITRSRHVGLSIYWWEVQNTVMAVPHRGVHVELCMLLGLSVPEV; encoded by the coding sequence ATGTCCAAAGCACTCTGCATACACGGTCATTTTTATCAGCCGCCCCGCTTCGATCCCTGGCTCGAAGACGTGCTGCCGGAAGGCAGCGCCGCCCCGGAACATGACTGGAACGCGCGCATCACCAGGGAATGCTACGCTCCCCTGGCCTGGGCGCGGCGACTCGACGGGACGGGCATGATCAGCGAGCTTGTCAATTGCTATGCATGGATGAGCTTCAATTTCGGCCCCACCCTGCTGCGCTGGATGGAGCTTCATGTTCCCGAGACCTACACGCGCATTCTGGAGGGGGACAGGCAGAGCCTTGAGCGTCTGGGGCATGGTAATGCCCTGGCTCAAGTGTACCATCACTCCATCATGCCCTTGGCGACGGAATTGGACAAGGACCTGGAAATCGCCTGGGCCGTCCAGGATTTCCGGACTCGCTTCGGCCGGGAGCCCGAGGGCATGTGGCTGGCCGAGACCGCCGTGGATCTTCCGACGCTTGAAGCCCTGGCCAAGGCCGGCATCCGCTTTACCATCCTGGCTCCCCGTCAGGCTCGGGCCGTTCTCGGGACAGACGGGGCATTTCATCCTGTGACCGAAGACAGCCTCGACACCACGCGGCCCTATCTGGTCAGGCTCCCACAAGGCAAGTCAATAAGCGTGTTTTTTTATGACGGGGCCGTCTCCAGGGCCGTGGCCTTCGAACGCCTGCTCGGCAGCGGAGAAAATTTCTGGACCAGGTTGTCCGGTTCCTTTTCCGAGGGTCTCGGCAACATCGCTACGGACGGAGAGTCCTACGGGCATCATTTCAAGTTCGGCGAGATGGCGCTGGCCTACGTCATTCAGCAGTCCAGAGAGGGGCGCGACGAAGTCGGACTGACCAACTACGGCGCCTACCTTGCGGCGCATCCGGCCACGGACGAGGCGCAGATCCATGAAAACAGCTCCTGGAGTTGCGTGCACGGAGTGGAACGCTGGAAAACGCACTGCGGGTGCTCTGACGGCGGCCACCCGGACTGGGTGCAGGATTGGCGCAGACCGTTGCGGCGTTGTCTCAACTATTTGAAATACTATGCCGACGAGCATTTTTTCAAACGGGGCGGCGCTTTTTTCCGCGACAGCGGCGTGGCCCTGCGGGAGTACGGGCTGGTTCTGGCCGGGAGCGAAAGCTTGGAGGCGTTTCTTGAGAGGCAATGTCTGCCCGGCCTTGAGCAGGCGCAGCGCACCGACGCCTGCCGGTTGCTGCTCATGCAGAGGCTGGCCCTGGCCGCCTTTTCCAGCTGCGCCTGGTTTTTCGATGACATTGCCCGGATCGAACCGCTCAATGGCCTGACCTCCGCCAGACGCGCCCTGGATCTGCTCGCGGCCACAGGGGGGCCGGATGTGGAGGCCGGGTTTGTGCGCGTGCTGGCCGAAGCCCAGTCGAACATGCGCGACGACTGGGACGGGGCGTTCCTGTGGGAGAAATTTGTCACGCCCAGGCGGCCGTCATCAAAGGAGCTTGCCGCCTATCCGCGCCGTTTTCCGGCGGCAGGCGACCGGCCCGAGGTGGCCTGGCCGGGCGTTCGGCTTGAGCTTGAACCCGAGGGACAGGGATATAGGCTGCGCTGCTTCTGGACCCGGACCCTGGAGGAGGAAACGGCCGTGCTGTCAGGGCCGGAAGAATTTTCGGCGCATTCCCGGCACAAGGCCGAGGTGGGCTTTCGTCTGGCCAGGGAGCATGAACGGGAACTGTTGCGGCAATCCTGCCTGCTTGCCCGTGAAATGGCGCCACTGTTGTCCGGTTTCGCCGAAGGGCAAAGCGTGTCCCAGGAGCTTTTGGCCATGCAGATTCCAGGGCTGGTCTGGAACTGGCTTTTCGAAGGCGGGGAGTTGCCGCAAGACATGCAGGATTCTCTTGCGGCCTGGTTCGGGGCCAACGCAGGCATTCGCAAACTGCTGCAACGCCTGATTGAGGAGCGTGGCACCGAGATGGCCCTGTCCCTGCCCGATCAGGCCCACGCACTGGTGGATTTGATCACCCGCTCACGCCATGTGGGGCTGTCCATTTATTGGTGGGAGGTCCAGAACACGGTCATGGCCGTGCCGCACAGGGGCGTGCACGTGGAGCTTTGCATGCTGCTGGGGCTGTCGGTTCCTGAGGTCTAG